In Nitrospinota bacterium, a single genomic region encodes these proteins:
- a CDS encoding ABC transporter ATP-binding protein, giving the protein MIRFENVSKDYGSVKAVKNLSFAIEEGVCFGFLGPNGAGKTTTINMMVGLLIPTSGRITIGGFDIQEEPKRAKKLIGFIPDKPFVYEKLTGREFLDFMLDIYEIPRESVKQKRSELLKIFSLADRIDELIENYSHGMKQKLVITGALIHHPKYLIIDEPMVGLDPHGHKIVKDLFRSFCEEGKTIFMSTHTLAVAQELCHRISIIEKGEVIASGTVDELQKKADSDSNQLEAIFLKLTEHET; this is encoded by the coding sequence ATGATTCGTTTCGAGAACGTCAGCAAGGATTACGGCAGCGTAAAGGCTGTAAAGAACCTCTCCTTCGCGATCGAAGAAGGGGTCTGTTTTGGATTCCTCGGCCCGAACGGCGCAGGAAAGACTACGACCATAAACATGATGGTTGGGCTCCTCATCCCCACTTCGGGGAGGATCACAATCGGCGGATTCGACATTCAGGAAGAACCGAAGAGAGCCAAGAAGCTGATAGGCTTTATCCCCGACAAGCCTTTCGTATATGAAAAACTGACTGGGAGGGAATTTCTCGACTTCATGCTAGACATCTACGAAATACCGAGGGAGAGCGTGAAACAGAAAAGGAGCGAACTGCTGAAGATATTCTCCCTTGCCGACCGGATCGATGAGCTTATTGAAAACTACTCACACGGGATGAAACAGAAACTGGTTATCACCGGCGCACTGATACACCATCCGAAATATCTGATTATCGACGAGCCGATGGTCGGCCTCGATCCGCACGGACATAAGATTGTAAAGGACCTCTTCAGAAGCTTTTGCGAGGAAGGGAAAACCATCTTCATGTCGACTCACACCCTTGCGGTGGCGCAGGAGCTTTGCCACAGGATTTCGATAATCGAAAAGGGTGAGGTAATCGCCAGCGGTACGGTCGACGAACTGCAAAAGAAAGCAGATTCAGATTCAAATCAGCTGGAGGCTATCTTCCTGAAACTTACGGAGCACGAAACCTGA
- a CDS encoding nitroreductase family protein: protein MIRDLILKSRSYRRFHQEVAVGESTLRELVDLARLSPSAANKQPLKYVLSHEGEKNAKIFPHLAWAGYLKDWPGPEEGERPSAYIIILLDTRISKKVDCDHGIAAQSIMLGAVEKGFGGTIISSVKREELSKLLGLPDYLEILLVLAIGKPKEEVVIEESGELGPDGDIKYWRDENQTHHIPKRPLDEVLFNDQLKSSSY from the coding sequence ATGATCCGCGATCTGATATTGAAAAGCCGTTCCTATCGCCGGTTCCATCAGGAGGTGGCGGTTGGAGAGTCGACGCTTAGAGAGCTTGTCGATCTTGCGCGTCTGTCGCCTTCCGCCGCGAATAAACAGCCGCTCAAGTATGTTCTATCGCATGAGGGGGAGAAGAACGCGAAAATATTTCCGCATCTCGCATGGGCGGGGTATTTGAAGGATTGGCCCGGCCCTGAGGAGGGGGAGAGGCCGTCCGCGTATATCATTATCCTGCTCGATACGAGGATAAGTAAAAAGGTCGATTGCGATCATGGTATTGCGGCGCAGTCGATCATGCTGGGGGCCGTTGAAAAAGGATTTGGCGGGACGATAATTTCGTCCGTGAAGAGAGAGGAACTTTCCAAATTGTTGGGGCTGCCGGATTATCTGGAGATCCTTCTTGTCCTCGCGATCGGCAAGCCGAAGGAGGAGGTAGTTATAGAGGAGAGCGGCGAGCTTGGCCCCGACGGCGACATAAAATATTGGCGCGACGAAAACCAAACCCACCATATCCCCAAACGCCCTCTGGATGAGGTTTTATTTAACGATCAACTAAAAAGTTCGAGTTATTAA
- a CDS encoding NAD-dependent malic enzyme, with protein sequence MHYKPVRDKKGRYVIKTRRGGQVLIHNPLLNKGTAFSEEERRVFGLEGLLPPYITSIEEQSERLRESFNHKPDNIEKYIFLRALQDRNETLFYHFLRSDIKVMLPIIYTPTVGDAVEKYGHIYRNARGLFITPENVDRMGEMADSLPSNEIEVIVVTDSQGILGIGDQGVGGMAISIGKLSIYTAAAGIHPSACLPICLDVGTDNKKLLEDKYYLGYRRKRLAGDEYHQFIEKFVKGVKKNFPDAILQWEDFSKQNAFTNMDRYASKVRSFNDDVQGTGAVTLGGIICALKIKNEKLREQKFAIYGAGAAGIGIARQIKDSLLHEGLSANEASRRIYVVDSQGLLCDSREEVDDYKKEFAYPEKELTAWKRDNLYSFTLADVVRNGKVTALIGVSAQKGSFDAGLVDLMLENTPEPIIFPLSNPTSKAEADPRWILEYTNGKAIVASGSPFPPVKVGGTEYQIGQGNNAFIFPGIGLGVLASRSKVVLPSFFTAAAHALADTVSAERLNSRTIYPPIENIFEVSLKVAVAVYQKAMDEGVGKKIKGDPEHAIRERMWLPEYPVIIR encoded by the coding sequence ATGCATTACAAGCCGGTTCGCGACAAAAAAGGGAGATACGTAATAAAAACCCGAAGGGGTGGGCAGGTTCTTATACATAATCCGCTGTTGAACAAGGGGACGGCGTTCTCCGAGGAGGAGCGGAGGGTTTTCGGGCTTGAGGGATTGCTTCCTCCGTATATAACATCCATCGAGGAGCAGTCCGAACGGCTGAGGGAGAGTTTTAATCACAAGCCCGACAACATCGAGAAATACATATTCCTTCGCGCATTGCAGGACAGGAATGAAACGCTTTTTTACCACTTCCTCAGGAGCGACATCAAGGTGATGCTCCCTATAATCTACACGCCGACCGTCGGAGACGCAGTCGAAAAATACGGCCACATATACAGAAATGCTCGAGGACTTTTTATTACGCCGGAAAATGTCGACCGTATGGGTGAGATGGCCGACTCGTTGCCATCGAATGAAATTGAAGTAATTGTCGTCACCGACAGCCAGGGGATACTCGGAATAGGGGATCAGGGGGTCGGCGGGATGGCGATATCCATCGGCAAGCTTTCCATCTACACCGCGGCGGCGGGGATACATCCGTCTGCGTGCCTTCCGATCTGTCTCGACGTCGGGACGGACAACAAGAAACTTCTCGAAGACAAATACTATCTCGGATACAGGAGAAAGCGCCTTGCCGGGGATGAGTACCACCAGTTCATTGAAAAATTCGTAAAAGGGGTCAAGAAGAATTTTCCCGACGCGATATTGCAGTGGGAAGATTTTTCGAAACAGAACGCGTTTACGAATATGGATAGATACGCATCGAAGGTTCGTTCCTTTAACGACGACGTGCAGGGAACCGGCGCGGTAACGCTCGGCGGTATCATCTGCGCGCTGAAGATAAAGAACGAAAAACTCCGCGAGCAGAAATTCGCTATATACGGCGCTGGAGCGGCAGGGATAGGGATCGCGAGGCAGATAAAGGATTCGCTCCTCCATGAAGGGCTTTCTGCGAATGAAGCATCAAGGCGGATCTACGTCGTGGATTCCCAAGGCCTCCTTTGCGACAGCAGGGAGGAGGTTGACGATTACAAAAAAGAGTTCGCCTATCCCGAAAAGGAGCTCACGGCTTGGAAGAGGGATAATCTCTATTCGTTCACCCTTGCCGATGTGGTGAGAAACGGCAAGGTGACCGCGCTGATAGGCGTTTCGGCGCAGAAAGGATCTTTCGACGCGGGGCTAGTCGACCTTATGCTGGAGAATACGCCGGAGCCGATCATTTTCCCGCTCTCCAATCCGACGTCCAAGGCGGAAGCAGATCCGCGGTGGATACTTGAATATACCAACGGAAAGGCGATAGTCGCCTCCGGCTCCCCTTTCCCGCCGGTTAAGGTAGGGGGAACCGAGTATCAGATAGGGCAGGGGAACAACGCATTTATTTTCCCCGGCATAGGCTTGGGCGTTCTGGCATCCAGATCGAAGGTAGTGCTCCCTTCGTTTTTCACCGCGGCAGCGCACGCACTGGCGGATACTGTCTCGGCTGAAAGGCTGAACAGCAGGACTATATACCCCCCGATCGAGAATATTTTTGAGGTATCGCTGAAAGTAGCGGTTGCGGTGTACCAAAAAGCCATGGACGAAGGTGTTGGGAAGAAGATCAAGGGCGACCCGGAACATGCCATAAGGGAGCGGATGTGGCTTCCTGAGTATCCAGTGATTATAAGGTAA